A single region of the Chroococcidiopsis sp. TS-821 genome encodes:
- the merF gene encoding mercury resistance system transport protein MerF, with translation MKLKAALIASLTGTVIIALCYFTPVLVIGLGVIGLSAWIGYLDYVLLPTLGAMVGLTIVSYWRYRH, from the coding sequence GTGAAACTTAAGGCAGCCCTAATTGCTAGCCTGACTGGAACGGTCATCATTGCACTCTGTTACTTCACCCCAGTCTTGGTCATTGGATTGGGAGTGATTGGTTTAAGTGCGTGGATTGGCTATCTCGATTATGTTCTGCTGCCTACTTTAGGTGCAATGGTTGGGCTGACTATTGTTTCCTACTGGCGCTATCGTCACTAG
- a CDS encoding heavy metal-responsive transcriptional regulator, whose amino-acid sequence MKEGLLIGELSQRVHLPTQTIRYYERLGLLKAPRRTASHYRLYTAEDEERLRFIQKAKQFGLSLDEIEQLIEIRSRGTPPCNDLKRMVKQHLDELDHRIQAMLAFRQDLANRYEQIEASLADASATPTKTHCNGIVCGLIERSIETSDLGGNCET is encoded by the coding sequence ATGAAAGAAGGTTTATTGATCGGTGAGTTGAGTCAGCGAGTGCATCTGCCTACCCAGACGATTCGATATTATGAACGACTGGGACTGCTTAAAGCACCCAGACGTACCGCATCGCACTATCGCCTTTATACCGCAGAGGATGAAGAACGACTGCGCTTTATTCAAAAAGCTAAGCAGTTTGGGCTATCGCTGGATGAAATCGAACAATTGATCGAGATTAGGTCCCGTGGAACGCCTCCTTGTAATGATCTCAAGCGTATGGTGAAGCAACACCTCGATGAATTAGATCATCGGATTCAAGCGATGCTGGCGTTTCGCCAAGACTTAGCCAATCGATATGAGCAGATTGAAGCCTCACTTGCTGACGCATCTGCTACCCCAACTAAAACCCATTGCAACGGGATAGTTTGTGGATTAATTGAGCGATCAATCGAGACCAGTGATCTTGGAGGAAACTGTGAAACTTAA
- a CDS encoding thioredoxin family protein: MTKRLVEVFTAGCPLCDETVKLVQSLACESCEIQVWDLREGCSTHKCREKANQYGIHRVPAVVVNGKLTECCQNQQPISREALIAAGIGQR; encoded by the coding sequence ATGACTAAGCGTTTAGTTGAAGTCTTTACAGCAGGTTGCCCGCTGTGTGATGAAACCGTCAAATTGGTGCAATCGTTAGCATGTGAAAGCTGCGAGATTCAGGTGTGGGATTTGCGTGAAGGGTGTTCAACCCACAAATGCCGTGAGAAAGCCAATCAATACGGGATTCATCGGGTTCCAGCAGTTGTGGTTAATGGCAAACTAACAGAGTGTTGTCAAAATCAGCAGCCGATTTCCCGTGAAGCACTAATCGCGGCTGGCATTGGACAACGATAG